Proteins from a genomic interval of Sporolactobacillus sp. Y61:
- the dhaM gene encoding dihydroxyacetone kinase phosphoryl donor subunit DhaM — MNEYGVLLCSHVDKIALGLTTLLKEVASDVSVTSAGGTEDGGIGSSFDKIQAAVEANKADKVLAFYDMGSSKMNLEMVKETSDKSIEMFDTAFIESAYTATALLQAGVPIEEIRKQLAPLKIK, encoded by the coding sequence ATGAATGAATACGGCGTGCTGCTTTGTTCGCATGTGGATAAAATTGCGTTGGGACTGACAACTCTGTTGAAAGAAGTTGCCTCTGATGTATCCGTTACTTCAGCCGGCGGAACAGAGGATGGTGGAATCGGAAGCAGTTTTGACAAAATTCAGGCTGCCGTTGAAGCGAATAAAGCCGATAAAGTCCTCGCTTTTTATGATATGGGCAGTTCCAAAATGAATTTGGAAATGGTTAAAGAAACATCAGATAAATCAATCGAGATGTTCGATACCGCATTCATCGAAAGTGCTTATACCGCTACGGCACTGCTGCAAGCCGGGGTACCGATTGAAGAAATCAGGAAACAGCTGGCCCCTTTGAAGATAAAATAA